From Halobacterium sp. R2-5, the proteins below share one genomic window:
- a CDS encoding GYD domain-containing protein: MPTYAAIADVETGQYQNPQDIAAIWGDVRADLEEQDCQLKDSYVLLGGHDILLLFEADDSHAALQASIAAERYGINMQTHEAIPVENLGELVDDL, from the coding sequence ATGCCGACGTACGCCGCTATCGCCGACGTCGAGACCGGTCAGTATCAGAACCCACAGGACATCGCCGCCATCTGGGGCGACGTCCGCGCCGACCTCGAAGAACAGGACTGCCAGCTCAAGGACTCCTACGTCCTCCTCGGCGGCCACGACATCCTCCTCCTCTTCGAAGCCGACGACAGCCACGCCGCCCTCCAGGCCTCCATCGCCGCCGAGCGCTACGGCATCAACATGCAGACCCACGAAGCCATCCCCGTCGAAAACCTCGGCGAACTCGTCGACGACCTCTGA
- the metG gene encoding methionine--tRNA ligase produces the protein MTYEDFPTDDPTVVTAGLPYANGDLHIGHLRSYVNADAFTRGLRKLGQDAIYVSGSDMHGTPIAVNAAEEGVSPEEFALRHHEQYEETFPKFNVDFDQYGHTHDETNTELTKEFVRAWEDNGHVFEKKINVAYDPEADQWLPDRYVEGTCPYCGEHARGDECDEGCQRHLEPGEIEDPVSALTGNPAEYRERDHKFLRLSDVQEHLQGFINRLEGTSNAQNQPREWIEGELQDLCITRDMDWGIDYPGEGADDLVLYVWVDAPIEYVSTTKQYSEREGNLDWESVWKDGDGEIVHIIGRDIIQHHTVYWPAMLEAADYTEPRAVCATGFVNIDGKGLSTSKNRAIWAEEYLDEGFHPDLLRYYMATASGFERDVNFSWDRFAERVNSELADVVGNFVYRALLFANRNFGGTPDAAVSDDVETEIAQAMDDYEDALNDYDLKSAGERAVALARFGNEYIQRNEPWKLDDEEAAPVIRDCVQLVKAVAVLLQPFVPEKADEVWTQIGEDGSAADATVGDCLQAPPAEFGEPEELFTKVEDERVEELDEKLQEKVEAASSDEDDGDVSDTSDTELEPLADDRVSFEDFQSLDLRVGEIESAEGIEGADDLARLEVDIGHEVRQIVAGIKQLHDLDELPGKRVVIVANLEKAELFGVESNGMVLAAGEDADLLTTHEDSEPGTKIK, from the coding sequence ATGACCTACGAGGACTTCCCGACGGACGACCCGACGGTGGTCACCGCGGGGCTGCCGTACGCCAACGGCGACCTCCACATCGGCCACCTGCGCAGCTACGTCAACGCCGACGCGTTCACGCGCGGCCTCCGAAAGCTCGGCCAGGACGCCATCTACGTCTCCGGCAGCGACATGCACGGCACCCCCATCGCCGTCAACGCCGCCGAGGAGGGCGTCAGCCCCGAGGAGTTCGCGCTCCGCCACCACGAACAGTACGAGGAGACGTTCCCGAAGTTCAACGTCGACTTCGACCAGTACGGCCACACCCACGACGAGACCAACACGGAACTCACGAAGGAGTTCGTCCGCGCGTGGGAGGACAACGGCCACGTCTTCGAGAAGAAGATCAACGTCGCCTACGATCCCGAAGCCGACCAGTGGCTGCCCGACCGCTACGTCGAGGGCACGTGCCCGTACTGCGGCGAGCACGCCCGCGGCGACGAGTGCGACGAGGGCTGCCAGCGCCACCTCGAACCCGGCGAAATCGAGGACCCCGTCTCCGCGCTCACCGGCAACCCCGCGGAGTACCGCGAGCGCGACCACAAGTTCCTCCGGCTCTCCGACGTCCAGGAGCACCTCCAGGGGTTCATCAACCGCCTCGAGGGCACGAGCAACGCCCAGAACCAGCCCCGCGAGTGGATCGAGGGTGAGCTGCAGGACCTCTGTATCACGCGGGACATGGACTGGGGCATCGACTACCCCGGCGAGGGCGCCGACGACCTCGTGCTGTACGTCTGGGTGGACGCCCCCATCGAGTACGTCTCCACGACCAAGCAGTACAGCGAGCGCGAGGGTAACCTCGACTGGGAGTCCGTCTGGAAGGACGGCGACGGCGAGATCGTCCACATCATCGGCCGCGACATCATCCAGCACCACACCGTCTACTGGCCCGCGATGCTGGAGGCCGCAGACTACACCGAGCCGCGCGCGGTCTGCGCGACCGGGTTCGTGAACATCGACGGCAAGGGGCTCTCGACGTCGAAGAACCGCGCCATCTGGGCGGAGGAGTACCTCGACGAGGGGTTCCACCCGGACCTCCTCCGATACTACATGGCGACCGCGAGCGGGTTCGAACGCGACGTGAACTTCTCGTGGGACCGCTTCGCCGAGCGCGTGAACAGCGAGCTCGCTGACGTCGTGGGGAACTTCGTCTACCGCGCGCTGCTGTTCGCCAACCGGAACTTCGGCGGCACACCCGACGCTGCGGTCTCGGACGACGTCGAGACGGAAATCGCACAGGCGATGGACGACTACGAGGACGCGCTCAACGACTACGACCTCAAGTCCGCCGGCGAGCGCGCGGTCGCGCTCGCGCGCTTCGGCAACGAGTACATCCAGCGCAACGAGCCCTGGAAGCTCGACGACGAGGAGGCCGCGCCCGTCATCCGCGACTGCGTGCAGCTCGTGAAGGCGGTCGCGGTGCTGCTCCAGCCGTTCGTCCCGGAGAAGGCCGACGAGGTCTGGACGCAGATCGGCGAGGACGGCTCCGCGGCGGACGCCACCGTCGGGGACTGCCTGCAGGCGCCGCCCGCGGAGTTCGGCGAGCCCGAGGAGCTGTTCACGAAGGTCGAGGACGAGCGCGTCGAGGAGCTCGACGAGAAGCTCCAGGAGAAGGTCGAAGCCGCCAGTAGCGACGAGGACGACGGAGACGTGAGCGACACCTCCGACACCGAGCTCGAACCGCTCGCCGACGACCGCGTCAGCTTCGAGGACTTCCAGAGCCTCGACCTGCGCGTCGGCGAAATCGAATCCGCGGAGGGCATCGAGGGCGCCGACGACCTCGCGCGCCTCGAAGTCGACATCGGCCACGAGGTCCGCCAGATCGTCGCGGGCATCAAGCAGCTCCACGACCTCGACGAGCTCCCGGGGAAGCGCGTCGTCATCGTCGCGAACCTCGAGAAGGCGGAGCTGTTCGGCGTGGAGTCCAACGGCATGGTGCTCGCCGCAGGCGAGGACGCCGACCTCCTCACCACCCACGAAGACAGCGAACCCGGCACGAAAATCAAATAG
- a CDS encoding VTT domain-containing protein, with protein sequence MLPSAALALSTDLGAIESAVRAATGWPGLVIIFVYSFLIAFVLPLPSEVVLCPAGYVCGGAVTLGLGLPGPLLVALVVAVSAGGKAIGSVIALSIGHGASHSGVVVRALRRLGFEPVEWSKSRMVELVQTYGYYGMAVALSVPFFPDTISLYAFSVVEKDHRRFALATFAGGVGRLLVTIALFEGVLFVA encoded by the coding sequence GTGCTCCCGTCCGCAGCCCTCGCGCTCTCCACGGACCTCGGCGCCATCGAGTCGGCCGTCCGCGCCGCCACCGGGTGGCCGGGACTCGTCATCATCTTCGTCTACTCGTTCCTCATCGCGTTCGTCCTCCCGCTGCCCAGCGAAGTCGTGCTCTGTCCCGCCGGCTACGTCTGCGGGGGCGCGGTCACGCTCGGGCTCGGCCTCCCCGGCCCGCTGCTCGTCGCGCTCGTCGTCGCAGTGAGTGCGGGCGGGAAGGCCATCGGGAGCGTCATCGCGTTGTCTATCGGCCACGGCGCCAGCCACTCCGGGGTCGTCGTGCGCGCGCTCCGGCGGCTCGGCTTCGAGCCCGTCGAGTGGTCGAAGTCTCGCATGGTCGAACTCGTCCAGACGTACGGCTACTACGGGATGGCGGTCGCGCTGTCGGTACCGTTCTTCCCGGACACCATCTCCCTGTACGCGTTCTCCGTCGTCGAGAAGGACCACCGGCGGTTCGCGCTCGCGACGTTCGCGGGCGGCGTCGGCCGGCTCCTCGTCACCATCGCGCTCTTCGAGGGCGTGCTGTTCGTCGCCTGA
- the mfnA gene encoding tyrosine decarboxylase MfnA: MNRAAATPAPQEFDRVLSSMCTEPHPAAREAAVAFLADNPGDPATYPAVSDLEAEAVETLGDVVGLDDPHGYVGSGGTEANIQAVRAARNLADGDVNVVAPESAHFSFQKAAGVLDVELRLAPTGDDHRADVAAVADLADDDTALVVGVAGTTEYGRVDPIPELGEVAAGVDARLHVDAAWGGFVLPFTDRDWSFADAPVDTMTVDPHKMGQAPIPAGGFLARDAETLDALAVDTPYLESDAQPTLGGTRSGAGVAGTHAALDALWPDGYRDQYERSQANADYLAAELDARGYDVVDPVLPLVAADVPDDEFESLRNDGWRISRTASGELRVVCMPHVTRGMLEDFLADLSAAGRT; encoded by the coding sequence ATGAATCGCGCGGCAGCGACGCCCGCCCCGCAGGAGTTCGACCGCGTGCTCTCCTCGATGTGCACGGAGCCCCACCCCGCCGCCCGGGAGGCCGCCGTGGCGTTCCTCGCGGACAACCCCGGTGACCCCGCGACCTACCCCGCCGTCTCGGACCTTGAAGCCGAAGCAGTCGAGACGCTCGGCGACGTCGTCGGCCTCGATGACCCCCACGGCTACGTCGGCTCCGGCGGCACCGAAGCCAACATTCAGGCGGTCCGGGCCGCGCGCAACCTCGCCGACGGCGACGTGAACGTCGTCGCGCCCGAGAGCGCGCACTTCAGCTTCCAGAAGGCCGCCGGCGTCCTCGACGTCGAGTTGCGACTCGCGCCCACCGGCGACGACCACCGCGCGGACGTCGCCGCCGTCGCCGACCTCGCGGACGACGACACCGCGCTCGTCGTCGGCGTCGCCGGCACCACGGAGTACGGCCGCGTCGACCCGATTCCCGAACTCGGCGAGGTCGCCGCCGGCGTCGACGCGCGCCTCCACGTCGACGCCGCCTGGGGCGGGTTCGTGCTCCCGTTCACCGACCGCGACTGGAGTTTCGCGGACGCCCCCGTGGACACGATGACCGTCGACCCACACAAGATGGGGCAGGCGCCGATTCCCGCGGGCGGCTTCCTCGCGCGGGACGCCGAGACGCTGGACGCGCTCGCCGTCGACACCCCGTACCTCGAATCCGACGCGCAACCCACGCTCGGCGGGACGCGCTCGGGCGCGGGCGTCGCCGGCACGCACGCCGCCCTCGACGCGCTCTGGCCAGACGGCTACCGCGACCAGTACGAGCGCTCACAGGCCAACGCCGACTACCTCGCCGCCGAACTCGACGCGCGCGGCTACGACGTCGTCGACCCCGTGCTGCCGCTCGTCGCCGCCGACGTCCCGGACGACGAGTTCGAGTCGCTCCGCAACGACGGCTGGCGCATCTCCCGCACCGCGTCCGGCGAACTCCGCGTCGTCTGCATGCCCCACGTCACCCGCGGGATGCTCGAGGACTTCCTCGCGGACCTCTCCGCTGCCGGTAGAACTTAG
- a CDS encoding M48 family metallopeptidase, with the protein MLAYHAVFLLLVAGSTGFFVALAALNVRHADRTVRERTGWLADTVGVDDPDRLLDYHRLTTAASQLQSVVVLGVVLLVLYTGLFGDAVAAAYDTVGNDLLAGVAVFVGAALAMQALRVPFDAFETFAVEDAFGFNEQSPGLFVRDKLVSTAFAVVLVAALGAAVLFVVEAFPEWWWLAATGVVAVFLLATQVVVPRVFLPLFYDFEPVEDSSLRDAVDDVFERAGFTCDDVYVMNASSRSGHSNAFFTGFGATKRVVLFDTLVDQLDETELQSVLAHELAHWKKGHIWQGMAASVVQVGILLFVAQFLVESSWLYAMFGAPEVPAAGLLLAALWVEPVSQFAEPISNRLWLANEREADAFAVDVMDDGQPLAGALAALTSENLGNPFPHPLYETFHYQHPPVPERIRYLTE; encoded by the coding sequence ATGCTCGCGTACCACGCCGTCTTCCTCCTGCTAGTCGCCGGGTCGACCGGCTTCTTCGTCGCGCTCGCCGCCTTGAACGTCCGGCACGCCGACCGGACCGTCCGCGAGCGCACGGGGTGGCTGGCCGACACCGTCGGCGTCGACGACCCCGACCGGCTGCTCGACTACCACCGGCTGACGACCGCCGCCAGCCAGCTGCAGAGCGTCGTCGTGCTCGGCGTCGTCCTCCTCGTGCTGTACACGGGTCTGTTCGGCGACGCCGTCGCCGCGGCCTACGACACAGTCGGGAACGACCTGCTCGCGGGCGTCGCCGTGTTCGTCGGCGCCGCGCTCGCGATGCAGGCGCTCCGCGTGCCGTTCGACGCCTTCGAGACGTTCGCCGTCGAGGACGCGTTCGGGTTCAACGAGCAGTCTCCCGGACTGTTCGTCCGCGACAAGCTCGTCAGCACCGCGTTCGCGGTCGTGCTCGTCGCCGCGCTCGGCGCCGCCGTGCTGTTCGTCGTCGAGGCGTTCCCCGAGTGGTGGTGGCTCGCCGCCACGGGTGTCGTCGCCGTCTTCCTGCTCGCCACGCAGGTCGTCGTCCCGCGCGTGTTCCTGCCGCTGTTCTACGACTTCGAGCCCGTCGAGGACTCCAGTCTGCGCGACGCGGTCGACGACGTCTTCGAGCGCGCCGGGTTCACCTGCGACGACGTCTACGTGATGAACGCGAGCTCCCGGTCGGGCCACTCGAACGCGTTCTTCACGGGGTTCGGCGCGACCAAGCGCGTCGTGCTCTTCGACACGCTCGTCGACCAGCTCGACGAGACGGAGCTCCAGAGCGTGCTCGCCCACGAGCTCGCGCACTGGAAGAAGGGGCACATCTGGCAGGGGATGGCCGCTAGCGTCGTGCAGGTCGGCATTCTGCTGTTCGTCGCGCAGTTCCTCGTGGAGTCGTCGTGGCTGTACGCGATGTTCGGCGCGCCCGAAGTGCCGGCGGCGGGCCTGCTGCTCGCGGCGCTGTGGGTCGAGCCCGTGAGCCAGTTCGCCGAACCCATCTCGAACAGGCTCTGGCTCGCGAACGAGCGCGAGGCCGACGCGTTCGCCGTCGACGTGATGGACGACGGCCAGCCGCTCGCGGGCGCGCTCGCCGCGCTCACCAGCGAGAACCTCGGCAACCCCTTCCCGCACCCCCTGTACGAGACGTTCCACTACCAGCACCCGCCGGTCCCCGAGCGCATCCGCTACCTCACGGAATAG